A window from Pseudomonas sp. MRSN 12121 encodes these proteins:
- the arnT gene encoding lipid IV(A) 4-amino-4-deoxy-L-arabinosyltransferase produces MIRRSTLPLMLLAFALCFYLLPLGFHGLWIPDETRYAQISQEMLLGGDWVSPHFMGIRYFEKPIAGYWMIAIGQAVFGDNLFGVRIASAFSTGLSVVLAYLIARRLWRDPRKSFAAALLYMSFGLIAGQAGYANLDPQFTLWVNLSLVALWFAIDAATTRQRLLAWAVVGIACGFGFMTKGFLAWLLPALIALPYMIWQRRLGELLRYGPLAILAALLVSLPWVVQIHAQEPDYWRFFFWHEHIRRFAAEDAQHTRPWWFYLPLLVVSSLPWAALLPSTLGQAWRQKREAGIGFLLLWLVLPLAFFSLCRGKLPTYIMPCLLPLALLMGHTLIERLNQARGRVLRINGLLNVGIALVALGALIYLQITRPVYGQAEMFSLSLGYMVLMGWIIANALQALRPLALWATPALGIGLLVALLPAAMPAHIVASKMPDQFIAEHQQELSQASRLLSNDLGAASALAWRLQRPQVDLYNTVGELKYGIAYPDSAARAVDLAGIQQWMAEARKQGPVGVVMRVNSADEEREVELLPLDGKRYKRGNLTILIFPRSPS; encoded by the coding sequence ATGATCCGACGCTCGACCCTGCCGCTGATGCTCCTGGCTTTCGCCCTGTGCTTCTACCTGTTGCCCCTTGGCTTCCATGGCCTGTGGATTCCCGATGAAACCCGCTACGCGCAGATCAGCCAGGAGATGCTGCTCGGCGGCGACTGGGTTTCGCCGCATTTCATGGGGATCCGCTATTTCGAGAAACCCATTGCAGGCTACTGGATGATCGCCATCGGCCAGGCCGTCTTCGGCGACAACCTGTTCGGCGTGCGTATCGCCTCGGCGTTCAGCACCGGCCTGAGCGTGGTACTGGCCTACCTGATCGCCCGGCGCCTGTGGCGGGACCCGCGCAAATCCTTTGCCGCCGCCCTGCTGTACATGAGTTTCGGCCTGATCGCCGGGCAAGCGGGCTACGCCAACCTCGACCCGCAATTCACCCTGTGGGTCAACCTCAGCCTGGTGGCCCTGTGGTTCGCCATCGATGCGGCCACCACCCGGCAACGGCTCCTGGCCTGGGCAGTGGTGGGCATCGCCTGTGGCTTCGGCTTCATGACCAAGGGGTTTCTCGCCTGGCTGCTGCCGGCCCTGATCGCCCTGCCCTACATGATCTGGCAACGACGCCTGGGCGAGCTGTTGCGTTACGGCCCGCTGGCGATACTGGCGGCGTTGCTGGTCAGCCTGCCCTGGGTCGTGCAGATCCATGCCCAGGAACCGGACTACTGGCGCTTCTTTTTCTGGCACGAGCACATTCGCCGCTTCGCCGCCGAGGACGCCCAGCACACCCGCCCATGGTGGTTCTACCTGCCGCTGCTGGTGGTCTCCAGCCTGCCCTGGGCCGCCCTGCTGCCGTCCACCCTGGGCCAGGCCTGGCGGCAGAAACGCGAGGCCGGCATCGGCTTCCTGCTGCTCTGGCTGGTCTTGCCGCTGGCGTTCTTCAGCCTGTGCCGGGGCAAGCTGCCCACCTACATCATGCCGTGCCTGCTGCCCCTGGCGCTGCTGATGGGCCACACCCTGATCGAACGCTTGAACCAGGCTCGCGGCCGGGTCCTGCGCATCAATGGCTTGCTCAATGTCGGCATCGCCCTGGTGGCGCTGGGAGCGCTGATCTACCTGCAGATCACCCGGCCGGTGTATGGACAGGCCGAGATGTTCAGCCTGTCCCTGGGCTATATGGTGCTGATGGGCTGGATCATCGCCAACGCCCTGCAAGCCCTGCGCCCACTGGCCTTGTGGGCGACGCCCGCGCTGGGTATCGGGCTGCTGGTGGCGCTGCTGCCGGCGGCGATGCCCGCGCATATCGTCGCCAGCAAGATGCCGGACCAGTTCATCGCCGAACATCAGCAGGAACTGAGCCAGGCCAGCCGCTTGCTGAGCAACGACCTGGGCGCCGCCTCGGCACTGGCCTGGCGCCTTCAACGACCGCAAGTGGACCTGTACAACACCGTCGGCGAGCTGAAGTACGGCATTGCCTACCCCGATTCGGCGGCCCGCGCGGTCGACCTCGCCGGGATCCAGCAATGGATGGCCGAAGCCCGCAAGCAGGGCCCGGTGGGAGTAGTGATGCGGGTCAACAGTGCCGACGAGGAGCGCGAAGTCGAGTTGCTGCCGCTGGACGGCAAACGTTACAAGCGCGGCAACCTGACCATCCTGATCTTTCCCCGGAGTCCGTCTTGA
- a CDS encoding ABC transporter substrate-binding protein has translation MIRTTPAKSVSSFISLLLPWLILIAPELRAKETVEFLIPEAPPLTIASEGGRHGIVGDVVLQALRRSGYTSEVRALPWARAQKYATEKDNVLIAPLSRTPEREGRFTWIAPIMRMDRAFFSLEHKVASFEEARQRYKVIAVGLGSAQEEILRSKGFAREQIYAVKIGENPAQLLLKGRVDAWFNGVQESRYIWEHVSNRPLLMSPPMVSHDLYLACSRVCDADLVGSVAKTIETMRNDGYIEKVKHHYLNGKLARKK, from the coding sequence GTGATCAGAACAACACCAGCCAAAAGCGTGTCGTCATTCATTTCTTTGCTACTGCCGTGGCTCATCCTCATCGCGCCGGAGCTGCGGGCGAAGGAAACCGTCGAGTTCCTGATCCCGGAAGCGCCACCGCTGACGATCGCCAGCGAAGGCGGGCGGCATGGCATCGTCGGTGATGTGGTGCTACAGGCGCTGAGGCGATCCGGCTACACCAGCGAAGTCAGGGCCCTGCCATGGGCCCGCGCGCAGAAATACGCCACTGAAAAGGACAACGTTCTCATCGCGCCGCTCAGCCGTACCCCCGAGCGAGAAGGCCGCTTTACCTGGATCGCGCCGATCATGCGTATGGACAGGGCGTTCTTCAGCCTCGAACACAAGGTGGCGAGTTTCGAAGAAGCCCGGCAGCGCTACAAGGTCATTGCCGTCGGCTTGGGCAGCGCGCAGGAAGAGATCCTGCGCAGCAAGGGGTTCGCCCGGGAACAGATCTATGCCGTCAAGATCGGCGAGAACCCCGCGCAGCTACTGTTGAAGGGGCGGGTGGACGCCTGGTTCAACGGCGTTCAGGAAAGCCGGTACATCTGGGAGCATGTCTCCAACCGGCCATTGCTGATGAGCCCACCCATGGTCAGCCATGACCTTTACCTGGCCTGCTCCAGGGTATGTGACGCCGATCTTGTGGGCAGCGTGGCAAAGACCATCGAGACGATGCGCAATGACGGTTATATCGAGAAAGTGAAACACCATTATTTGAATGGCAAGTTGGCGAGAAAGAAATAG
- a CDS encoding histidine phosphatase family protein, which translates to MVARIAIKGLFPRLVLLALAGALLAGFMLWPRSPLDLASAADLRASGLVEQWRAGNVVVLVRHVERCDRSPHPCLGPADGITRLGSEAAIHLGVAFRTLGMERTDVLSSPLTRTAQTSAAMFDHPAISQEWLASCGKPLRDDVVAHKSPHHNLLLVTHSGCISDFESQTGFKHAHASEYGSALFVSVMAGQVKVLGVVNEQNWSLLLNSTL; encoded by the coding sequence GTGGTAGCGCGTATCGCAATCAAAGGGCTGTTCCCCCGGCTGGTGCTGCTGGCCCTCGCGGGTGCCTTGCTCGCGGGCTTCATGTTATGGCCACGGTCGCCGCTGGACCTGGCCAGCGCCGCGGACCTGCGAGCTTCCGGGCTCGTCGAGCAATGGCGGGCCGGCAACGTGGTGGTGCTGGTGCGCCATGTCGAGCGTTGCGATCGCTCGCCCCATCCCTGCCTGGGGCCGGCGGATGGCATCACGCGCCTCGGAAGCGAGGCCGCCATCCACCTGGGCGTCGCCTTCAGGACCCTGGGCATGGAGCGTACCGATGTGTTGAGCAGCCCCCTCACACGTACCGCGCAAACGTCGGCCGCCATGTTCGACCACCCGGCGATCAGCCAGGAATGGCTGGCCAGTTGTGGCAAGCCCCTGCGTGACGATGTCGTCGCTCACAAGTCGCCGCACCACAACCTGCTGCTGGTGACCCATAGCGGTTGCATCAGCGACTTTGAAAGCCAGACCGGTTTCAAGCATGCCCACGCCAGTGAGTACGGCAGCGCCCTGTTCGTTTCCGTGATGGCGGGCCAGGTAAAAGTATTGGGGGTGGTCAATGAACAAAACTGGTCATTGTTGCTGAACAGCACGTTGTAG
- the arnA gene encoding bifunctional UDP-4-amino-4-deoxy-L-arabinose formyltransferase/UDP-glucuronic acid oxidase ArnA, with translation MSQKAVVFAYHDIGCAGIEALLNAGYDIAAVFTHADDPKENTFYGSVAQLCSLKGIPVHAPEDANHPLWVERIAKLNPDFIFSFYYRNLLSEALLATAAKGAFNLHGSLLPNYRGRAPANWVLVNGESETGVTLHRMVKRADAGAILAQQRVAIERSDTALSLHGKLRDAAASLLRDTLPALAQGKVNETAQDESKASYYGRRTAADGKLLWSQPAERLFNLVRAVTKPYPGAFCAVGEHKLIVWSAEVVKGNEGQAPGRVISVDPLRIACGEDSLVINAGQRNDNGLYLSGPQLANELGLVDGSLLRGAESGRAPRRTRVLILGVNGFIGNHLSERLLRDDKYEVYGLDIGSDAIERLRSHPNFHFVEGDISIHSEWIEYHIKKCDVVLPLVAIATPIEYTRNPLRVFELDFEENLKLVRYCVKYNKRVIFPSTSEVYGMCQDQNFDEDTSNLIVGPINKQRWIYSVSKQLLDRVIWAYGSKGLNFTLFRPFNWMGPRLDRLDSARIGSSRAITQLILNLVEGTPIRLFDGGAQKRCFTDIADGIEALARIVDNENDVCNGQIINIGNPDNEASIRQLGEELLRQFEAHPLRGNFPPFAGFREVESKAFYGAGYQDVEHRKPSIANAKRLLNWEPSIEMKETIGNTLDFFLREAMLEIADKR, from the coding sequence ATGAGTCAAAAAGCTGTTGTCTTCGCTTATCACGATATCGGCTGCGCGGGCATCGAAGCCCTGCTCAACGCGGGTTATGACATCGCTGCAGTCTTCACCCATGCCGACGATCCGAAGGAAAACACCTTCTACGGCTCCGTGGCCCAGTTGTGCTCGCTCAAGGGCATTCCCGTGCACGCCCCGGAAGACGCCAACCACCCGCTGTGGGTCGAGCGCATCGCCAAGCTCAACCCCGACTTCATCTTCTCCTTCTATTACCGCAACCTGCTGAGCGAAGCCCTGCTGGCCACCGCCGCCAAGGGCGCGTTCAACCTGCACGGCTCGCTGCTGCCGAACTACCGTGGCCGGGCACCGGCCAACTGGGTGCTGGTCAACGGCGAAAGCGAGACTGGCGTGACCCTGCACCGCATGGTCAAGCGCGCCGACGCCGGGGCGATCCTGGCCCAGCAGCGCGTGGCCATCGAGCGCAGCGACACCGCGCTGAGCCTGCACGGCAAACTGCGCGACGCCGCCGCCAGCCTGCTGCGCGATACCCTGCCGGCGCTGGCCCAGGGCAAGGTCAACGAAACCGCCCAGGACGAGTCCAAGGCCAGCTACTACGGTCGCCGCACCGCGGCGGACGGCAAGCTGCTGTGGAGCCAGCCGGCCGAACGCCTGTTCAACCTGGTCCGCGCCGTGACCAAACCCTATCCGGGGGCGTTCTGCGCGGTGGGCGAGCACAAGCTGATCGTCTGGAGCGCCGAGGTGGTCAAGGGCAACGAAGGCCAGGCCCCGGGCCGGGTCATCAGTGTCGATCCGCTGCGCATCGCCTGTGGCGAAGACTCGCTGGTGATCAACGCCGGCCAGCGTAACGACAACGGCCTGTACCTCAGCGGCCCGCAACTGGCCAACGAGCTGGGCCTGGTGGACGGCTCGCTGCTGCGCGGCGCCGAATCCGGCCGCGCGCCGCGTCGCACGCGGGTGCTGATCCTCGGGGTCAACGGCTTTATCGGCAACCACCTGTCCGAGCGCCTGCTGCGCGACGACAAGTACGAAGTCTACGGCCTGGACATCGGCTCCGACGCCATCGAGCGCCTGCGCAGCCACCCGAACTTCCACTTCGTCGAGGGCGACATCAGCATTCACTCCGAGTGGATCGAATACCACATCAAGAAGTGCGACGTGGTCCTGCCGCTGGTGGCCATCGCCACCCCGATCGAATACACCCGCAACCCGCTGCGCGTGTTCGAGCTGGACTTCGAGGAAAACCTCAAGCTGGTCCGCTACTGCGTCAAGTACAACAAGCGCGTGATCTTCCCGTCGACCTCGGAAGTCTATGGCATGTGCCAGGACCAGAACTTCGACGAAGACACCTCCAACCTGATCGTCGGCCCGATCAACAAGCAGCGCTGGATCTACTCGGTGTCCAAGCAGTTGCTGGACCGGGTGATCTGGGCCTACGGCAGCAAGGGCCTGAACTTCACCCTGTTCCGTCCGTTCAACTGGATGGGGCCGCGCCTGGACCGCCTCGACTCGGCGCGTATCGGCAGCTCCCGGGCCATCACCCAGCTGATCCTCAACCTGGTGGAAGGCACGCCGATCCGGCTGTTCGACGGTGGCGCGCAGAAGCGTTGCTTCACCGACATCGCCGACGGCATCGAGGCCCTGGCGCGCATCGTCGATAACGAAAACGACGTGTGCAACGGCCAGATCATCAACATCGGCAACCCGGACAACGAAGCCAGCATCCGCCAGCTGGGCGAAGAGCTGCTGCGCCAGTTCGAGGCTCACCCGCTGCGGGGCAACTTCCCGCCGTTCGCCGGCTTCCGCGAAGTCGAGAGCAAGGCCTTCTACGGCGCCGGTTACCAGGACGTGGAACACCGCAAGCCGAGCATCGCCAACGCCAAGCGCCTGCTGAACTGGGAGCCGAGCATCGAGATGAAGGAAACCATCGGCAATACGCTGGACTTCTTCCTGCGCGAGGCCATGCTCGAAATCGCGGACAAGCGTTGA
- the arnB gene encoding UDP-4-amino-4-deoxy-L-arabinose aminotransferase, with translation MNQAFLPFSRPSIGDEEIAAVEQVLRSGWITTGPKNQELEQQFAARVGCRHAVALSSATGGMHITLLALGIGPGDEVITPSQTWVSTANMICLLGATPVFVDVDPHTLMTDAATIEAAITPRTKAIIPVHYAGAAFDLDPLYALAEKHGIAVIEDAAHAAGTTYRGRAIGARGTAIFSFHAIKNMTCAEGAMFVSDDEALANRVRMLKFHGLGVDAYDRLTHGRKPQAEVIEPGFKYNLADINAAIALVQLQRLDAINRQREILASAYLEQLRDLPVQPLHLPQYPQQHAWHLFILRIDAERCGIDRDGFMKALQERNIGSGIHFVASHLHSYYRQRFPDVRLPNTEWNSARLCSIPLFPDMTLDDVERVVGAIKTCLDAHL, from the coding sequence ATGAACCAGGCTTTCCTTCCTTTCTCGCGCCCGAGTATTGGCGATGAAGAGATCGCAGCGGTCGAGCAGGTTCTGCGGTCCGGCTGGATTACCACCGGTCCCAAAAACCAGGAACTCGAGCAGCAGTTCGCCGCGCGGGTCGGTTGCCGCCACGCAGTGGCGCTCTCCTCGGCCACCGGCGGCATGCACATCACCCTGCTGGCCCTGGGCATCGGTCCTGGCGACGAAGTGATCACCCCGTCGCAGACCTGGGTTTCCACGGCCAACATGATCTGCCTGCTGGGGGCGACACCGGTCTTCGTCGACGTCGATCCGCACACCCTGATGACCGACGCCGCCACCATCGAAGCCGCCATCACGCCACGTACCAAGGCGATCATCCCGGTGCATTACGCCGGCGCCGCCTTCGACCTCGACCCGCTGTACGCCCTGGCCGAGAAGCACGGCATCGCGGTGATCGAAGACGCCGCCCATGCCGCCGGCACCACCTACCGCGGTCGTGCGATCGGGGCCCGGGGCACGGCGATCTTCTCCTTCCATGCGATCAAGAACATGACCTGCGCCGAAGGCGCGATGTTCGTCAGCGATGACGAGGCCCTGGCCAACCGGGTGCGCATGCTCAAGTTCCATGGCCTGGGTGTCGACGCCTACGACCGCCTGACCCATGGGCGCAAGCCCCAGGCCGAAGTGATCGAGCCCGGCTTCAAGTACAACCTGGCGGATATCAACGCCGCCATCGCCCTGGTCCAGTTGCAGCGCCTGGATGCGATCAATCGCCAGCGCGAAATCCTGGCCAGCGCCTATCTGGAGCAGCTGCGCGACCTGCCGGTGCAACCGCTGCACCTGCCGCAGTATCCGCAGCAGCACGCCTGGCACCTGTTCATCCTGCGCATCGACGCCGAGCGTTGCGGCATCGATCGCGACGGCTTCATGAAGGCCCTGCAGGAGCGGAACATCGGCAGCGGCATCCACTTCGTCGCCAGCCACCTGCACAGCTATTACCGCCAGCGCTTCCCGGACGTGCGGCTGCCCAACACCGAATGGAACTCGGCACGCCTGTGCTCGATCCCCTTGTTCCCCGACATGACCCTCGACGACGTCGAGCGCGTCGTCGGCGCCATCAAAACCTGCCTGGACGCACACCTGTGA
- a CDS encoding ABC transporter ATP-binding protein, whose translation MIEISKLTKSFSGQVAVDDLSCHIGPGEVLGILGPNGAGKSTTMKMLTGFLTPTSGTASVLGFDIRTQTRHAQRHMGYLPEGAPCYSDMAVQGFLEFIASIRGYRGKQKRERVDRVLDMLELGDVRRQSIETLSKGFTRRVGLGQAILHDPQVLILDEPTDGLDPNQKQQVRQLIQGLGEDRIVIISTHILEEVSAMCNRALIISNGRILADATPHELERSSRYRQAVTLQADEPLDLLALVVLPGVAGVEENPAEGSLTLLARPGEVIFPHVNALVTARGWKMKRLELEQGRLDEVFQTLTRGESA comes from the coding sequence ATGATCGAAATATCCAAGTTAACCAAGTCTTTTTCCGGGCAGGTCGCGGTCGACGATCTGTCCTGTCATATCGGCCCGGGAGAAGTGCTGGGGATTCTCGGGCCGAACGGCGCGGGCAAATCCACCACCATGAAAATGCTTACCGGCTTCCTCACGCCGACCTCGGGTACCGCCAGCGTCCTGGGCTTCGACATCCGCACCCAGACCCGCCACGCCCAGCGCCACATGGGCTACCTGCCCGAGGGCGCTCCCTGCTACAGCGACATGGCGGTACAGGGCTTTCTCGAGTTCATTGCCAGCATTCGCGGCTATCGCGGCAAGCAGAAGCGCGAACGGGTGGACCGGGTGCTGGACATGCTGGAGCTGGGCGATGTCCGGCGGCAGAGCATCGAGACCTTGTCCAAGGGCTTTACCCGCAGGGTCGGCCTGGGCCAGGCGATCTTGCACGACCCGCAGGTGCTGATCCTCGACGAGCCCACGGACGGGCTCGACCCGAACCAGAAGCAGCAGGTTCGCCAGCTGATCCAGGGATTGGGCGAGGACCGGATCGTGATCATCTCGACCCATATCCTCGAAGAGGTGTCGGCCATGTGTAACCGCGCCCTGATCATCAGCAACGGCCGCATCCTGGCCGACGCCACGCCGCATGAGCTGGAGCGCAGTTCCCGCTATCGCCAGGCGGTGACCCTGCAGGCCGACGAACCGCTGGACCTGCTGGCCCTGGTGGTGCTGCCGGGCGTGGCGGGCGTCGAGGAGAACCCGGCCGAGGGCAGCCTGACGCTGCTGGCCCGGCCCGGCGAGGTGATTTTCCCCCATGTCAACGCACTGGTCACGGCGCGCGGCTGGAAGATGAAACGCCTGGAGCTGGAGCAAGGGCGCCTCGACGAGGTGTTCCAGACCCTGACGCGGGGAGAGTCGGCATGA
- a CDS encoding ABC transporter permease subunit: MRQLPVIFKRELGGYFATPLAFVFIEIFLVLSGIFTFYLGSFYERNQADLVPFFDVHPWLYLLLLPALAMHLWSEERKSGSIELLMTLPVSCFEAVLGKFLAAWVVAGVTLLLTLPMVLTVNYLGNPDNGAILAGYLGSWLLAGAYLAIGSCMSAMAKSQVIALILAFMMCFLFVACGFSLVLDALNPWAPQWLLDLFASLSLLTHFSAISKGLIDLRDPLYFISVIVAWLLATVVTVNLKKAE, translated from the coding sequence ATGAGGCAGCTACCGGTCATTTTCAAGCGCGAGCTGGGCGGCTACTTCGCCACACCGCTGGCCTTCGTGTTCATCGAGATCTTCCTGGTGCTGTCGGGCATCTTCACCTTCTACCTGGGCAGCTTCTACGAACGCAACCAGGCGGACCTGGTGCCGTTCTTCGACGTTCATCCCTGGCTTTACCTGCTTCTGCTGCCGGCCCTGGCGATGCACCTGTGGTCGGAGGAGCGCAAGTCGGGCAGCATCGAATTGCTCATGACCTTGCCGGTGAGCTGCTTCGAGGCCGTGCTCGGCAAATTCCTCGCGGCCTGGGTGGTCGCTGGCGTCACCTTGTTGCTGACCCTGCCCATGGTGCTGACGGTGAACTACCTGGGGAACCCGGACAACGGCGCGATCCTGGCCGGCTACCTGGGCAGTTGGCTGCTCGCGGGTGCCTACCTGGCGATCGGTTCCTGCATGTCGGCCATGGCCAAGAGCCAGGTGATCGCCCTGATCCTCGCCTTCATGATGTGCTTCCTGTTCGTCGCCTGCGGTTTCTCCCTGGTGCTGGATGCGCTCAATCCGTGGGCGCCGCAATGGCTGCTGGACCTGTTCGCCTCGCTGAGCCTGCTCACACATTTCAGCGCTATCAGCAAGGGGTTGATCGACCTGCGCGACCCGCTCTATTTCATCAGCGTGATCGTCGCCTGGCTGCTGGCCACTGTCGTGACCGTCAACCTGAAGAAGGCCGAATAA
- the arnC gene encoding undecaprenyl-phosphate 4-deoxy-4-formamido-L-arabinose transferase: MKPYPIQFVSIVIPVYNEEQSLPELLRRTEAACRQLKHDFEIVLVDDGSRDSSAQILEEAAAREGSPVVAVILNRNYGQHAAIMAGFEQCRGDVVITLDADLQNPPEEIPRLVAQAELGYDVVGTVRNNRQDSAWRRWPSKLINLAVQRSTGVAMSDYGCMLRAYRRSVVDAMLACRERSTFIPILANSFARHTTEVLVNHAEREHGDSKYSPMRLINLMFDLITCMTTTPLRLLSIIGFSMAGLGVLFALMLIFLRLVFGSEWAGDGMFVLFAILFVFTGGQFIGMGLLGEYLGRMYSDVRARPRFFIEKILRSQPAAPAPAVTVDGLTSTLSDQVSP, translated from the coding sequence GTGAAACCTTATCCCATCCAGTTCGTGTCGATCGTCATCCCGGTCTACAACGAAGAACAGAGCCTGCCCGAACTGCTGCGCCGCACCGAAGCGGCGTGCCGCCAGCTCAAGCACGATTTCGAGATCGTCCTGGTCGACGACGGCAGCCGCGACAGCTCGGCGCAGATCCTCGAGGAGGCGGCCGCCCGTGAAGGCAGCCCGGTGGTGGCGGTGATCCTCAACCGCAACTACGGCCAGCACGCGGCGATCATGGCCGGCTTCGAGCAATGCCGCGGCGATGTGGTGATCACCCTGGACGCCGACCTGCAGAACCCGCCGGAAGAAATCCCGCGCCTGGTGGCCCAGGCCGAGCTGGGCTACGACGTGGTCGGCACCGTGCGCAACAACCGCCAGGACTCCGCCTGGCGGCGCTGGCCGTCGAAGCTGATCAACCTGGCGGTGCAGCGCTCCACCGGCGTGGCCATGAGCGACTATGGCTGCATGCTGCGCGCCTACCGGCGCAGCGTGGTCGACGCGATGCTCGCCTGCCGCGAGCGCAGCACCTTCATTCCGATCCTGGCCAACAGTTTCGCCCGCCACACCACCGAGGTGCTGGTGAACCACGCCGAGCGTGAACACGGCGACTCCAAGTACAGCCCGATGCGCCTGATCAACCTGATGTTCGACCTGATCACCTGCATGACCACCACGCCGTTGCGCCTGCTGAGCATCATCGGTTTCAGCATGGCCGGCCTGGGGGTGCTGTTCGCCCTGATGCTGATCTTCCTGCGCCTGGTGTTCGGCTCCGAGTGGGCCGGCGACGGCATGTTCGTGCTGTTCGCCATCCTGTTCGTGTTCACCGGCGGCCAGTTCATCGGCATGGGCCTGCTGGGCGAATACCTAGGGCGCATGTACAGCGATGTGCGTGCCCGCCCGCGTTTCTTCATTGAAAAAATCCTGCGCAGCCAGCCTGCCGCCCCTGCTCCCGCTGTCACGGTTGACGGTCTAACTTCCACTCTCTCCGATCAGGTTTCGCCATGA